Part of the Microbacterium sp. Clip185 genome is shown below.
GCATCGTGCCGGATCTGACGACCATGACCTACGACCAGGCGGTGGATGTGCTCGAGGAGCACGACCTGCTCTCGGACCGGGTGCCCGTGGCCGATGATCGGATCCCCGAAGGCAGCGTCGTGCGCAGTGAACCCGCCGCGGGTGATTCGGTGCAAGTCGGTCAGACGGTCAAGCTCTATGTCTCGACCGGCAAGGAGAGCGTCGCCGCTCCGACGATCGTGGGCCTCAATGAGACCGACGCACGCCAGGCGCTGACCACGGCGGGCCTCGCCGTCGGTACCATCACACCGGTCAACGACGCCAAAGCTCCCGCCGGCGAGGTCCTCAGTGCGAGCACGGCGGCCGGCGAGGTGACGGCGGGTGCCCAGATCCCGGTGGGAACGACCGTCAATCTGCGGGTTGCGAGCGGGCGCGTCGTGATCGAGGACGTGACCGGCTACACGATCGAGGCGGCCACGCGTAAGTTCGAGGCATTGGGCCTGACCGTCGTGGCGAGCGCCGATCCCGGCTGCAAGGCCACGGGCACGACGCCGACCGTCCGCGTGATGTCGCTCGCTCCCGGCGAAGTGCCGATCCGCTCGGAGATCACCCTCACCTACTGCTCGGGCTGAGCGCTCGCTCCGCGATGGGGCGTGAGGGTCAGCGCACGCAACGGCGCATCTTCTGCGCCGATCCCGGCGAGCCAGGTCGCGAGCAGCCGATAGCCGTACTCGGTCAGGACGCTCTCGGGATGGAACTGCACTCCGCTGAGCGGCAGGTGACGGTGCTCGAGCGCCATCACCGTACCCTCCGGGGTGCGGGCCGTGACGCGCAGCACATCGGGGATCGTCTCCGCCTCCACCGCCAACGAGTGGTACCGGGCGGCGGAGAAGGGAGAGGGCAGACCCTGGAGGATGCCGGTGCCGTCGTGAACGATCGGCGACGTCATCCCGTGCATGAGTTCGGGAGCCTGCGCCACGCGCGCGCCGAAAGCAACCGCCAGAGCCTGGTGACCGAGGCAGACCCCGAGAAGAGGCGTGCCCGCCGCGGCCGCCGCCGCGACGACGGCGAGCGAGGAGCCTGCGCCCTCGGGCGTGCCAGGGCCTGGAGAGACGAGGACCCCGTCGAACCCCGCGAGAGCGGCGGCCGCCGCATCCGGATCGATCTCGTCCGCTTCGCGCATCAGCGTGTCGGCCCCGAGCTCGCGAAGGTACCCCACGAGCGTGTGGACGAAACTGTCGTGATTGTCGACGACCAGCACGCGTGCCGCGGTCACTGGACGGTCGACTCCTGCGGGTCGACGATCGACGAGATCCACGGGAAGACGTACCAGAAGAGCCCGTAGAGAACGGCCGCCGCGACGACGAGCACGATGAGCAGCCGCACCCACCAGGGGCCGGGAAGGATGCGCCAGAACGCCGCGTACATCAGGACACCGCCTCGCTCAGGGATGCCGGTTCGCCCTCGGCTCCCGGCGTGAAGGATTCGAACACCGCGTAGGCGATGAGTCGCTCCGAGAATCCGTACCGCGGGCTGCAGGTCGTCATGGTCAGGTAGCGTCCGTTCGCCTCGACGCCCTCTTCACGCGGGACGGGCAGCAGAACGTCGACGGAATCGGGGGTGACGTACTCCATGCTGCGATAGCGGTAGGTGTACCAGCCGTCCTGCGTCTGGATCACGACGGCGTCGCCGACGTGGAGGCCGGGCAGGTTCATGAAGGGGGCGCCGTGGCTGCCGCGGTGGGCGGCGACGGCGAAGTTTCCGACGGCGCCCGGCATCTGCGTGCTGGAGTAGTGGCCGATCGCGCCGAGGTCCAGGCTCTCCGAACGTCCGACGCCGCCCGCGATCTGCACGGCGTAGTCGGGGCCGAACCGCGGGATGCGCATGATGCCGAAGACCTCGCCGCTGGCGGCATCCGGCAGGACGATCGGCTCAGCGGTGCTCACCGGCGGCGCGGAAGCGTCGGGGGTGCTCGACTCGCTCGTCGAGGGAGAGGGCGTCGACGAGGAACCGTAGTTCTGCGCCCACTGCTCGGCGATCGCCTGACCTGCGGCGTTGTTCTGCTGCCCCTGGATCCAATCGCCGATCCAGAGCTGCCAGCCGACGTAGAGAAAGGCTAGGACGCCGACCGTGATGAAGACCTCGCCGATGACCCCGAGTGCACTGATCCGCCGACGCGCAGGCGTCGCGGCGCTCCGGCGCGAACGCCGTGTGGCGGCGGGCGGGGTCTCGGTCACACCGGGAGTCTAACCGTCGCAGGTTACGCGAAAGCCTGACCCCTAGAATGTGGACATGGCACGCTCCGACAACGACGAGGACCTCACCCCCGCTGGCGCCGGTGAGCCCGCACCCAACCCCGTGTGGTTCAAGCCCATCATGATCGGTCTCATGCTCGTGGGACTCGTGTGGGTTCTCGTGTTCTACCTCAGCGGGATGCAGTTCCCGATTCCGGGCATCGAGGCCTGGAACCTCGTCATCGGTTTCGGGATCGCCTTCGTCGGCTTCCTCATGACCACTCGGTGGCGCTGACGGCTCAGCGCCGAAGAATTACACCCGTGTGATTCATCCCCACGTGTGGATGAACCTGTGGATAACTCTCCCGCTCACCGCCAGATCGCCGGCGCGAGAGCGAGCAACCCGATGAGGATGACGGTCCATCCGCTCAACAGCGCGATCTGCAGCGCGCGCCGGCGGCGCTCGCGCGTCACGACGTAGATCAGCCCGACGACGGCGCCGGCGACCAGGCCGCCGACGTGCGCCTGCCACGAGATGTTGAAGCCGGGCACGAAACCGATCACGAGATTGATCGCCAGCACGATGATGATGCCGGTGATGTCGTTGCCCAGTCGGCGCGCGATGACCATGAGGGCTCCGAACAGCCCGAAGATCGCACCCGACGCGCCCACGACGAACGAGCTCGGCGCGATGAGATCGACCAGCACCGACCCGCC
Proteins encoded:
- a CDS encoding anthranilate synthase component II — encoded protein: MTAARVLVVDNHDSFVHTLVGYLRELGADTLMREADEIDPDAAAAALAGFDGVLVSPGPGTPEGAGSSLAVVAAAAAAGTPLLGVCLGHQALAVAFGARVAQAPELMHGMTSPIVHDGTGILQGLPSPFSAARYHSLAVEAETIPDVLRVTARTPEGTVMALEHRHLPLSGVQFHPESVLTEYGYRLLATWLAGIGAEDAPLRALTLTPHRGASAQPEQ
- a CDS encoding class E sortase, translated to MTETPPAATRRSRRSAATPARRRISALGVIGEVFITVGVLAFLYVGWQLWIGDWIQGQQNNAAGQAIAEQWAQNYGSSSTPSPSTSESSTPDASAPPVSTAEPIVLPDAASGEVFGIMRIPRFGPDYAVQIAGGVGRSESLDLGAIGHYSSTQMPGAVGNFAVAAHRGSHGAPFMNLPGLHVGDAVVIQTQDGWYTYRYRSMEYVTPDSVDVLLPVPREEGVEANGRYLTMTTCSPRYGFSERLIAYAVFESFTPGAEGEPASLSEAVS
- a CDS encoding cell division protein CrgA, producing the protein MARSDNDEDLTPAGAGEPAPNPVWFKPIMIGLMLVGLVWVLVFYLSGMQFPIPGIEAWNLVIGFGIAFVGFLMTTRWR